In a single window of the uncultured Pseudodesulfovibrio sp. genome:
- a CDS encoding mannose-1-phosphate guanylyltransferase/mannose-6-phosphate isomerase, whose translation MLQPVILCGGEGTRLWPLSRTLYPKQFIEVSEGRVLFADAVSRCMSLPKAAEPIVVCNTEHRFLVAEQLRKLGTSGRMVLEPFGRNTAPAAAVAALMEHGGDPVLLVMPADHSIADGEAFSRAVALGYERAKQGYFVCFGVVPDHPHTGYGYIRKGQTTSEGVFAVDSFVEKPKREVAEEYLASGEYLWNSGIFLFKASSYLDALAAHAPAMLKSCRTAVDNSYRDLDFIRLGEEEFGQCPSDSIDYAVMEKVDGIEVVPIDMAWRDLGSWKSLHDMHPSDEAGNSLLGDVVAEDTANCYVRSSNRLVVTLGLRDTTVVETQDAVFVAANDKLDDMKSVIRRLKDAKRPETEAHKIVYRPWGSFESISADNRFQVKRIIVKPGEVLSLQKHFHRAEHWVVVKGTARIVNGDNESILCEDESTYIPLGNIHRLENPGKIPLELIEVQTGSYLGEDDIVRLEDKYKR comes from the coding sequence ATGTTGCAGCCAGTCATTCTTTGCGGCGGGGAAGGCACCCGCTTGTGGCCCCTTTCCCGGACCCTGTACCCCAAACAGTTCATCGAGGTCTCCGAAGGACGCGTGCTCTTTGCCGATGCCGTGTCCCGCTGCATGTCGCTGCCCAAGGCGGCCGAACCCATCGTGGTCTGCAACACCGAACATCGCTTCCTGGTGGCTGAGCAATTGCGCAAGCTCGGCACGTCCGGGCGCATGGTACTGGAGCCTTTCGGCCGCAATACCGCTCCTGCCGCGGCTGTGGCCGCCCTCATGGAGCATGGCGGCGATCCGGTCCTTCTGGTCATGCCCGCCGACCATTCCATAGCCGATGGCGAGGCCTTTTCCCGCGCCGTGGCCTTGGGATATGAGCGGGCCAAGCAGGGCTATTTCGTCTGCTTCGGCGTGGTTCCGGACCATCCGCATACCGGTTACGGATATATCCGCAAGGGACAAACCACTTCCGAAGGCGTGTTTGCCGTGGACAGCTTCGTGGAAAAGCCGAAGCGTGAAGTGGCGGAAGAATACCTGGCTTCGGGCGAGTACCTGTGGAACAGCGGCATCTTCCTGTTCAAGGCGTCGAGCTACCTGGATGCTCTGGCCGCCCATGCGCCGGCCATGCTCAAGAGCTGCCGTACCGCCGTGGACAACAGCTACCGGGACCTGGATTTCATTCGACTGGGCGAGGAGGAGTTCGGGCAGTGCCCCTCGGACTCCATCGACTACGCCGTTATGGAAAAGGTGGACGGCATTGAGGTGGTTCCCATCGATATGGCCTGGCGTGATCTCGGTTCATGGAAAAGTCTGCACGACATGCACCCCAGCGACGAGGCCGGTAACAGCCTGCTCGGCGATGTCGTGGCGGAGGATACCGCCAACTGCTACGTGCGCTCGTCGAACCGTCTCGTCGTCACTCTGGGCTTGCGCGATACGACCGTGGTGGAAACGCAGGATGCGGTGTTCGTGGCCGCCAACGACAAGTTGGACGACATGAAGTCGGTCATTCGCCGTCTCAAGGACGCAAAGCGGCCGGAGACCGAGGCGCACAAGATAGTCTATCGCCCCTGGGGCAGCTTTGAATCCATCTCCGCGGACAATCGTTTCCAGGTCAAACGAATCATCGTCAAGCCGGGCGAGGTGTTGTCCCTGCAAAAGCATTTTCATCGGGCCGAGCACTGGGTGGTGGTCAAGGGAACCGCCAGGATCGTCAACGGGGACAACGAGTCCATCCTTTGCGAGGACGAGTCCACGTACATCCCGCTCGGCAATATCCACCGCCTGGAAAATCCGGGCAAGATCCCCCTGGAACTCATCGAGGTCCAGACCGGCAGCTATCTTGGTGAAGACGACATCGTTCGCCTTGAGGACAAGTACAAACGCTAG
- the prsK gene encoding XrtA/PEP-CTERM system histidine kinase PrsK: protein MLSGAVQIVGVILAVIYPLITLSRSGRRWETMSLLALLWLVAGLSVCDYLLLKFPADFLLLSQISLYCMALVCPVCILFSNAYRREFSFSELPTTQLLLLGLSFVPLVMTLVFPAGNFYYSPDFHTDKTLFLEPVAFFFYLQVILFMAVSLFNLEATIANAPHGVKWKIKFSIVGVGTILASYVLYYSQSMVFRAIDTGFITTRSLGLIIGVLLMAYSEFTRGNDERITISKSLTYRSFVVLFCGLFLVLVGLVGEGLKIFGNQFNAYAFTMVAFLGVLGLVVISLSESMRRKFRLAIQRHFYGEKYDYRIEWKRFTDRVTNSRSRDELYKNILTVYCETFGVVGGCIFLQGRHSTDFAPICFHEMDESKMPIPARSPLIQLLSERLHILDLRREDVDLGEEARTFLEERSGRFIVPIRTARSLVGVIVLGAPINVVENYDQEDMELMEAVAMQAAAVLMNMRLGDELAEARDMEAFGKVAAFVLHDLKNQVYPLSLLEENAREYINDPEFQQDMLDSLSNIVGRMNTLIAQLTNIPTKGSLSMEVVDLMEVARSAAKALPSALIEFSGESVNVALDVSEFKKVAVNLYLNAMEAGNNAPFKVFVGNENGPVMRVSDSGAGIDEEILEGGLFVPFKTTKKKGMGIGLYQSKQILEAHGGSIVATSPEGGGAIFTVTLPAPAEVE from the coding sequence ATGCTGAGCGGCGCGGTCCAGATAGTTGGGGTGATCCTCGCGGTCATCTATCCCCTGATTACCCTCTCGCGGAGCGGGCGGAGGTGGGAAACCATGTCCCTGCTCGCCCTGCTCTGGCTGGTGGCCGGGCTGAGCGTATGCGATTACCTGCTCCTCAAGTTTCCGGCAGACTTCCTGCTCCTCAGTCAGATCTCTCTTTACTGCATGGCCTTGGTCTGCCCCGTATGCATCCTGTTTTCCAATGCATATCGCCGTGAGTTCTCTTTTTCGGAGTTGCCCACTACCCAGTTGTTGCTCCTCGGCTTGTCCTTTGTCCCACTGGTGATGACGCTGGTCTTTCCGGCGGGCAATTTCTATTACTCTCCGGACTTTCACACCGACAAGACCCTCTTCCTGGAGCCGGTGGCCTTCTTTTTCTATCTTCAGGTCATCCTGTTCATGGCCGTGTCCCTGTTCAACCTGGAAGCCACGATCGCCAATGCCCCGCACGGGGTGAAGTGGAAGATCAAGTTTTCCATCGTCGGCGTCGGCACGATTCTGGCCTCCTATGTGCTCTATTACAGCCAGTCCATGGTCTTCCGGGCCATAGACACCGGGTTCATTACCACCCGTTCCCTGGGGCTGATCATCGGCGTGCTGCTGATGGCCTACTCGGAGTTCACACGAGGCAATGATGAAAGAATCACCATCTCGAAAAGCCTGACCTACCGGTCGTTCGTGGTCCTGTTTTGCGGCCTTTTCCTGGTGCTTGTCGGATTGGTAGGGGAAGGGCTCAAGATTTTCGGGAATCAGTTCAACGCCTACGCCTTCACCATGGTCGCCTTTCTTGGCGTACTTGGGCTGGTGGTGATCTCCCTTTCCGAATCCATGCGGCGCAAGTTCCGGCTGGCCATTCAGCGCCATTTTTACGGCGAGAAGTATGACTATCGTATCGAGTGGAAACGCTTCACGGACAGGGTGACCAACTCCCGGAGTCGGGATGAACTCTACAAGAACATCCTGACCGTCTACTGCGAAACCTTCGGTGTTGTCGGTGGGTGCATCTTCCTGCAGGGACGACATAGTACAGACTTTGCCCCCATATGCTTTCATGAAATGGACGAGTCCAAAATGCCCATCCCGGCCCGTTCTCCGCTTATCCAGCTGCTCTCGGAGAGACTGCATATCCTGGACTTGCGCCGGGAGGACGTCGACCTGGGGGAAGAGGCCCGGACATTTCTGGAGGAGCGCTCGGGCCGGTTCATCGTGCCCATCCGTACCGCCCGGTCTCTGGTTGGCGTCATTGTCCTGGGGGCCCCGATCAACGTGGTCGAGAACTATGACCAGGAGGACATGGAACTCATGGAGGCCGTGGCCATGCAGGCGGCGGCCGTGCTTATGAACATGCGGCTGGGCGATGAGCTGGCCGAGGCCCGTGACATGGAGGCCTTCGGCAAGGTGGCAGCCTTTGTCCTGCACGACCTCAAAAACCAGGTTTATCCGCTGTCCCTGCTCGAGGAAAACGCACGCGAGTACATCAACGATCCGGAATTCCAGCAGGATATGCTCGATTCCCTAAGCAATATCGTCGGACGGATGAACACGCTGATCGCCCAGTTGACCAATATTCCCACCAAAGGCTCCTTGAGCATGGAGGTGGTGGACCTCATGGAGGTGGCCAGGAGCGCGGCCAAGGCCTTGCCTTCGGCGCTGATCGAATTTTCTGGCGAATCGGTGAACGTCGCACTGGATGTCTCCGAGTTCAAGAAGGTGGCGGTCAACCTGTACCTCAACGCCATGGAGGCGGGGAACAACGCACCGTTCAAGGTCTTTGTCGGAAACGAGAACGGTCCGGTAATGCGGGTCTCGGACTCCGGCGCCGGCATTGATGAAGAAATTTTGGAAGGTGGCCTTTTCGTGCCGTTCAAGACGACCAAGAAAAAAGGCATGGGCATCGGCTTGTACCAGAGCAAGCAAATCCTGGAGGCCCATGGCGGCTCCATCGTCGCTACCAGCCCGGAAGGGGGTGGGGCAATCTTTACCGTGACCCTGCCCGCGCCCGCCGAAGTCGAGTAA
- a CDS encoding XrtA/PEP-CTERM system-associated ATPase, with product MYEEFFNFRSKPFDLLPNPDMLFMSRSHGKALSYLRYGIEERVGFILLSGEVGAGKTTLIRELIKRHLDNVTLAKIFNTKADSQQLLTMINDDFGLETDGRSKAALLRDLNEFLIDQYAEGKRAVLIIDEAQNLSTDLLEEIRMLSNLETDGGKLLQIVLVGQPELRDTLNSPELLQLRQRIQIGCHLKPLNREEVSEYIYYRMESAGNREAVFFAPEALDLIHDLSRGVPRLINILCDYLLLDAFASEKKDIAGEDVSAIAEELDFERQYWQGAQEQSAPAASMRRARKMPKRASQVLKTINDLGNRLDMLERSTSHTDQNHAVMLMDKLEAVEKKLQMLESDMESVKAMYWNKMAQQKMEATKPAENEGKRPGKRGWAYRLLFGGE from the coding sequence ATGTACGAGGAGTTCTTCAACTTCAGGTCCAAGCCTTTCGACCTGCTGCCGAATCCGGATATGCTCTTTATGAGCCGGTCCCATGGCAAGGCGCTGTCTTATCTTCGGTATGGCATTGAGGAGCGCGTCGGGTTCATCCTTTTGAGCGGCGAGGTGGGCGCGGGCAAGACCACGCTTATCCGCGAGCTCATCAAACGCCATCTCGATAATGTCACGCTGGCCAAGATCTTCAACACCAAGGCCGACTCCCAACAGCTGCTGACCATGATCAACGATGATTTCGGGCTGGAGACTGACGGGCGGTCCAAGGCCGCGTTGCTTCGGGATCTCAACGAATTCCTCATCGATCAATACGCCGAAGGGAAGCGGGCCGTTCTGATCATTGACGAGGCTCAGAATCTTTCCACGGACCTGCTGGAGGAGATCCGCATGCTCTCCAACCTGGAGACTGATGGCGGCAAGCTGCTCCAGATTGTCCTGGTGGGGCAGCCGGAGCTCCGTGATACTCTCAACAGTCCGGAACTGCTTCAGCTTCGGCAGCGCATCCAGATCGGTTGTCACCTCAAACCCTTGAACCGGGAAGAGGTCTCCGAATACATCTATTATAGAATGGAGAGCGCCGGGAACCGGGAGGCTGTGTTTTTTGCTCCCGAGGCCCTGGATTTGATCCACGACCTGAGCCGCGGGGTTCCCAGGCTGATCAACATTTTGTGCGACTATCTGCTGCTTGACGCTTTTGCCAGTGAAAAGAAGGACATAGCCGGTGAAGATGTCTCGGCCATAGCCGAGGAGTTGGATTTCGAGCGTCAGTATTGGCAGGGGGCCCAGGAACAATCGGCCCCGGCGGCGTCCATGCGCCGGGCACGCAAGATGCCCAAACGGGCTTCCCAGGTGCTAAAGACCATAAATGACCTGGGAAATCGACTGGATATGCTGGAGCGTTCAACCTCGCATACCGATCAGAATCATGCGGTTATGCTGATGGATAAGCTGGAGGCCGTGGAGAAAAAGCTGCAGATGCTGGAGAGCGATATGGAATCCGTCAAGGCCATGTACTGGAACAAAATGGCGCAGCAGAAGATGGAGGCCACGAAGCCGGCGGAGAATGAAGGGAAACGTCCCGGGAAAAGGGGATGGGCCTACAGGCTGTTATTCGGAGGTGAATAG
- a CDS encoding XrtA-associated tyrosine autokinase, giving the protein MSRIEEALKKASQLRGKDMGRQDHAIPEGPTLSGSSSSHLGHAPKKEIPQEVLDRVAGQHMLVSLNDIVSPAAEEFRKLKQNLVRLTKKKGFQNTIVITSGTMGEGKSVTSTNLAISLAQEFDHTVLLVDADLRKPSCHELLCMEQGVGLSDCLLEGTDVSNAIIRTGIGKLSFLPAGTPMANPGELLASQRMATVLREMKERYSDRFLIIDTPPVLPFAESRILARMADMVVLVVREQRLSKYELNETLEALSGANVAGAVFTQASHGHSTTGYGAYARYGYKYSYNA; this is encoded by the coding sequence ATGAGCAGAATCGAAGAAGCATTGAAAAAAGCATCGCAATTGCGTGGTAAAGATATGGGACGGCAGGACCATGCCATCCCTGAAGGACCGACCCTCAGCGGATCCTCGAGCAGTCATTTGGGACACGCTCCGAAGAAAGAGATTCCCCAGGAAGTGCTCGACCGGGTAGCCGGACAGCATATGCTGGTTTCCCTCAATGATATCGTGTCCCCCGCTGCCGAGGAGTTCCGCAAGCTGAAGCAGAATCTTGTCAGGCTGACCAAGAAGAAGGGCTTCCAGAATACCATCGTCATAACCAGCGGCACGATGGGCGAAGGCAAGAGTGTGACTTCCACCAACCTGGCTATCAGCCTGGCTCAGGAATTCGACCACACCGTGCTTCTGGTTGATGCCGACCTGCGCAAGCCTTCCTGCCACGAATTGTTGTGCATGGAGCAAGGGGTCGGGCTGTCCGATTGCCTGCTCGAAGGGACTGATGTCAGCAACGCCATCATCCGGACGGGTATCGGTAAGTTGTCCTTTTTGCCGGCAGGTACACCCATGGCCAACCCGGGTGAGCTTTTGGCCTCCCAGCGTATGGCTACCGTTCTCCGGGAGATGAAGGAGCGATATTCCGACCGCTTCCTGATCATCGATACACCGCCGGTTCTGCCCTTTGCCGAGAGTCGGATCCTGGCTCGGATGGCTGACATGGTGGTCCTGGTCGTCAGGGAACAGCGGCTGTCCAAGTACGAATTGAACGAGACCCTGGAAGCGTTGAGCGGGGCCAATGTGGCGGGGGCCGTGTTTACCCAGGCCAGCCATGGTCATTCGACTACGGGTTATGGCGCCTACGCGCGTTACGGCTATAAATATTCTTACAATGCCTAG
- the prsR gene encoding PEP-CTERM-box response regulator transcription factor codes for MQKLLIIDDNDEILRQLKWGLSKSNYELIFARDGEEGLKLFKKHNPPVVTLDLGLPPHENGIGEGLRCLGEMLRMDPTAKVIVITGNEEKDAALQAVRLGAYDYYKKPVNLDELKVMVDRAMYLQTIESENQELRRKTVNDSGIVGECARMQVVFNQIERVAASDVPVLICGESGTGKELVAQAVHQKSLRSDMEMVSINCGAIPENLLESELFGHEKGAFTGANKLVKGKVEYADKGTLFLDEIGEMPMALQVKLLRFLQEMVVTRVGGRKEIPVDVRIITATNIDIQKAMEEGTFREDLFYRVGVMTINLPPLRERGNDIELLANYFLKSVSVGQRTTSKRFSEEALACIKGYEWPGNIRELENRVKRAVIMASGPEIVPEDLGMKGDEALRQKLQTNDISLKDARFLLERDMVENALEKFSGNIVKAAASIGVSRPTFYDLMKKHGLKSS; via the coding sequence ATGCAGAAGCTCCTGATCATAGACGACAACGACGAAATCCTGCGACAGCTCAAATGGGGGCTGTCCAAGTCGAATTACGAGCTCATCTTTGCTCGTGATGGCGAAGAGGGACTCAAGCTCTTCAAGAAGCACAATCCGCCGGTAGTCACCCTGGACCTCGGACTGCCGCCACACGAGAACGGCATCGGGGAGGGGTTGCGCTGCCTGGGTGAAATGCTGCGCATGGACCCCACGGCCAAGGTCATCGTCATCACCGGCAACGAGGAAAAGGACGCGGCCCTGCAGGCGGTCCGGCTCGGGGCCTACGACTATTACAAGAAGCCGGTCAATCTGGACGAGCTCAAGGTCATGGTCGATCGGGCCATGTACCTTCAGACCATCGAGAGCGAAAACCAGGAACTGCGCAGGAAGACCGTCAACGACAGCGGCATCGTGGGCGAATGCGCACGCATGCAGGTCGTTTTCAACCAGATCGAACGGGTGGCCGCATCCGACGTGCCGGTACTGATCTGCGGCGAATCCGGCACCGGCAAGGAGCTGGTGGCCCAGGCCGTGCACCAGAAGAGCCTGCGTTCGGATATGGAAATGGTCTCGATCAACTGCGGCGCCATTCCGGAGAATCTGCTGGAGTCCGAACTTTTCGGACACGAAAAAGGCGCGTTCACCGGGGCCAACAAACTGGTGAAGGGCAAGGTCGAATACGCGGACAAGGGTACGCTGTTTCTGGACGAAATCGGCGAGATGCCCATGGCCCTTCAGGTCAAGCTGCTGCGCTTCCTCCAGGAGATGGTCGTCACTCGGGTGGGCGGCCGCAAGGAAATTCCGGTGGATGTGCGCATCATCACGGCCACCAACATAGATATCCAGAAAGCCATGGAGGAGGGGACGTTCCGCGAGGATCTGTTCTACCGCGTCGGCGTCATGACCATCAATCTGCCCCCGCTCAGGGAGCGCGGTAACGATATCGAGTTGCTGGCCAACTATTTTCTCAAGTCGGTGTCCGTGGGACAGCGAACCACGTCCAAGCGGTTTTCCGAGGAGGCCCTGGCGTGCATCAAGGGCTATGAATGGCCCGGCAATATCCGGGAGTTGGAAAATCGGGTCAAACGTGCGGTGATCATGGCCTCCGGGCCGGAGATCGTGCCGGAAGACCTTGGAATGAAGGGTGACGAAGCCCTGCGCCAGAAGCTCCAGACCAATGACATATCCCTCAAGGATGCCCGCTTCCTTTTGGAGCGGGATATGGTTGAAAACGCCCTGGAGAAGTTCTCGGGAAATATTGTCAAAGCCGCAGCTTCGATCGGCGTCAGCAGGCCCACCTTCTACGATCTGATGAAGAAACACGGGCTCAAGAGCTCCTAG
- a CDS encoding XrtA system polysaccharide chain length determinant: MPNPHSDAFADEGSFDLMRYVRLVLERKGILVSLALLVMFAAIIAAYAMPKKYRATSIVFIEQNVISDLVKGIAITPSMDMKIKAIKVTMLSRTMVLNVIKALDMDIHAASDRDLDAMIKGLQKNIEIRLDEKKGVFMISYEGKDPVRARDVVNTLTRIYIEENTSTKRKESFEATQFLAEQIEVFKKRIDAAEKEIDKFKTESGQVLFADEGAIRSELDDANSQLEQLSIRINALKASRGLLISNTPLKQQLDNQQSALEAMRGRYTENHPKVRQLENAIAATKQQIKTSGKSELNAVYRTSEYQSIKVELASLETTKEALEEEIKKNREILREIPAMRSELAELERKRKNETIIYEKLVSRYGQSEVSKEMELQDKSMSFRVLDPAVVPSTPSKPNRPLIILLGIIGGIGLGVGVIVLLDLINPSIKTLDDLKEYGVPVLAVIPKVRDEEQLAKQRKRDRLVYAIGVVGLMVTLSFLVVEFLHLGLVDKVIAKVAGMVG, encoded by the coding sequence ATGCCCAATCCGCACTCTGATGCTTTTGCCGACGAAGGCAGCTTTGATCTCATGCGCTATGTGCGCCTTGTACTTGAGCGAAAGGGAATTCTGGTTTCCCTGGCTCTCCTCGTGATGTTCGCGGCAATCATTGCCGCGTACGCCATGCCCAAAAAGTACAGGGCCACGTCCATCGTGTTCATTGAACAGAACGTCATCAGCGATCTGGTCAAAGGCATAGCCATCACTCCGTCCATGGATATGAAAATCAAGGCCATCAAGGTTACCATGCTTTCCAGAACCATGGTGCTCAATGTCATAAAAGCCCTTGATATGGATATCCATGCAGCCTCTGATCGGGATCTCGACGCCATGATCAAAGGGTTGCAAAAGAACATCGAGATACGGCTGGACGAGAAAAAGGGCGTTTTCATGATTTCCTACGAGGGCAAGGACCCTGTCCGCGCCAGGGATGTGGTCAATACCCTCACGAGAATCTACATCGAGGAAAACACCTCCACCAAGCGCAAGGAGTCTTTTGAAGCTACCCAGTTCCTGGCCGAGCAGATTGAGGTCTTCAAAAAGCGCATCGACGCGGCGGAAAAGGAGATCGACAAATTCAAGACGGAATCCGGTCAGGTGTTGTTTGCCGATGAGGGGGCCATACGGTCGGAGCTTGATGACGCCAACTCGCAGTTGGAACAATTGAGCATTCGTATCAATGCGTTGAAGGCCTCCAGAGGGCTTTTGATCAGCAACACGCCCCTCAAGCAGCAGCTCGACAATCAGCAGAGCGCACTGGAAGCCATGCGGGGCCGGTATACAGAGAACCACCCCAAGGTCAGGCAGTTGGAAAACGCTATTGCAGCGACCAAACAGCAGATTAAGACCAGTGGCAAATCCGAGTTGAATGCTGTGTACAGGACTTCCGAGTACCAATCCATCAAGGTTGAATTGGCTTCGCTTGAGACGACAAAAGAAGCTCTGGAAGAGGAAATCAAGAAGAATCGGGAGATTCTCCGAGAGATTCCCGCCATGCGCAGCGAACTGGCGGAACTGGAACGTAAGCGGAAAAACGAGACGATCATTTATGAAAAGCTCGTATCCCGTTACGGGCAGTCCGAGGTTTCCAAGGAAATGGAACTTCAGGACAAGTCCATGTCTTTTCGGGTTCTTGACCCGGCCGTGGTGCCTTCCACTCCATCCAAACCGAACCGGCCTCTTATCATACTGCTGGGGATTATTGGCGGGATAGGTCTGGGGGTAGGCGTCATTGTTTTACTGGACCTGATCAATCCCAGCATCAAGACCCTGGATGATCTCAAGGAGTACGGTGTACCCGTGCTGGCAGTCATCCCCAAGGTGAGAGATGAGGAACAATTGGCCAAGCAACGCAAGCGCGACCGGTTGGTCTACGCCATTGGTGTTGTTGGTTTGATGGTTACCTTGTCTTTCCTTGTCGTGGAATTCCTCCACCTCGGTCTGGTTGATAAAGTGATAGCCAAAGTCGCCGGCATGGTCGGCTGA
- a CDS encoding TIGR03016 family PEP-CTERM system-associated outer membrane protein, whose translation MVFLVICMLPPFSGGAEGADFTFQPRISTTMEYNDNVTETQNPKGDYLWIVKPGFSATYEHSRVLFDLSYDFENKKYLDQVKSDEENNYLDALAQFEAIKDLFFVDVTDSYKLVYQNVTQGEFEEGDTNAGTTDQNTFGVKPYFVIPLQERTTLTTGAQFQDIWYSDDGSVDKRIYNVYADVNHELTDRWVITGGTGFQKQDPRWESGGFERYNLTLGTTYSYAEGSFIELSIEPTYTDYKTEDSKDKQYSPYFIGITHAFSQTITGKISSSMNFSEDPESTNTKNQYVHQIDLNGEYERGNIGVSIAYYDYEDDDSVNRTTYWRPSIRGSHSLSERFSLNYNAYVNFYTNPDCEKTVFALFGLSYSMSETTSASLSYRFKMNDEQTDGNDYRSNSIGLTLTWQR comes from the coding sequence ATGGTGTTCCTGGTCATCTGTATGCTCCCGCCTTTTTCGGGCGGTGCCGAAGGTGCGGACTTTACGTTCCAGCCGAGAATCTCGACCACCATGGAATACAATGACAACGTCACGGAAACACAGAATCCGAAAGGAGACTATCTGTGGATTGTCAAACCGGGTTTCAGCGCTACCTATGAACATTCAAGGGTACTCTTCGATCTTTCCTACGATTTTGAAAACAAGAAATATCTTGATCAGGTCAAGAGTGACGAAGAAAACAACTACCTCGACGCACTCGCCCAGTTTGAAGCAATTAAGGATCTGTTTTTCGTAGATGTAACTGATTCGTACAAGTTGGTTTATCAGAATGTCACTCAGGGCGAGTTCGAGGAAGGTGACACCAATGCGGGTACCACGGATCAGAATACCTTTGGCGTCAAACCCTATTTTGTCATTCCGCTTCAGGAAAGAACGACGCTGACGACTGGGGCCCAGTTCCAGGACATTTGGTACTCCGATGACGGCAGCGTGGACAAGCGGATATACAATGTCTACGCGGACGTGAATCACGAATTGACGGACCGGTGGGTGATAACGGGAGGGACAGGATTTCAGAAGCAGGACCCACGTTGGGAGTCCGGAGGGTTTGAACGGTACAACCTGACCTTGGGCACCACGTACTCCTATGCAGAAGGATCGTTTATTGAACTCAGTATTGAGCCCACATACACTGATTACAAGACGGAGGATTCTAAGGACAAGCAGTACTCTCCGTACTTTATAGGTATCACGCACGCGTTTTCCCAGACCATTACCGGTAAGATTTCGTCGTCCATGAATTTCTCCGAAGACCCGGAATCGACGAACACGAAAAACCAATACGTGCATCAGATTGATTTGAATGGGGAATATGAGCGGGGAAACATCGGCGTTTCGATTGCATATTATGACTATGAAGATGATGACTCGGTAAACAGGACCACCTATTGGCGACCGAGTATAAGGGGATCACACAGCCTGTCGGAGCGATTTTCTCTCAATTATAACGCCTATGTAAACTTTTATACCAACCCTGACTGCGAAAAGACCGTCTTCGCTCTGTTCGGACTGAGCTACAGCATGTCCGAAACCACGTCCGCAAGCTTGTCGTATCGGTTTAAGATGAATGACGAGCAGACGGATGGGAACGACTACAGGTCCAATTCCATCGGGTTGACGTTGACATGGCAGCGATGA